From the Huiozyma naganishii CBS 8797 chromosome 2, complete genome genome, one window contains:
- the MCM6 gene encoding MCM DNA helicase complex subunit MCM6 (similar to Saccharomyces cerevisiae MCM6 (YGL201C); ancestral locus Anc_3.509): MSSPFPNAAPSGGRPSNSSPPRSSLGAGGFGSSSGYENDSHIGSRTQFPSSSQPQGYGVPPQFSSQSVANEDTLGSSNPEEDLPMQGLRRRTVNHVKKVDDVTGEKVREAFEQFLEEFAITNDETGELESVYKAQIEFMNAYDLSTIYVDYKHVSIRENGALAMAISEQYYRFLPFLVKGLRRVVRKYAPELLLTSDSVNREATDENEEKDEDTNGAIPSSLPTNTKRSGLSTHTTKSTTTTTSPDQTERVFQISFFNLPTVHRIRDVKSDKIGSLLTISGTVTRTSEVRPELYKASFTCDMCRAIVDNVEQSFKYTEPTFCPNPSCENRAFWTLNVARSKFLDWQKVRIQENANEIPNGSMPRTLDVILRGDCVERAKPGDRCRFTGTDIVVPDVTQLGLPGVKPSSTMDSRSIARSSEGLNSGVTGLRSLGVRDLTYKMSFLACHVISVGSNINDNTSQTNEQDTETEVQIAANMHGNNVYQDYEKDQELFLNSLNSKEINELKEMVKDEHIYDKLVRSIAPAVWGHESVKKGILLQMLGGVHKTTVEGIQLRGDINICVVGDPSTSKSQFLKYVCAFAPRSVYTSGKASSAAGLTAAVVRDEEGGDYTIEAGALMLADNGICCIDEFDKMDISDQVAIHEAMEQQTISIAKAGIHATLNARTSILAAANPIGGRYNRKLSLRGNLNMTAPIMSRFDLFFVILDDCNEKIDTELASHIVDLHMKRDDAIQPPYTAEQLRRYIKYARTFKPILTKEARQFLVSRYKELRNDDAQGYSRSSYRITVRQLESMVRLSEAIARANCVDEITPSFVAEAYDLLRQSIIRVDVDDIEIEDDGEDFIDGDESEKRKEPPTNAPDESAHAETGTVASAPPDTAPPPNEQEQHAKHKVSITYEKYVSMMDMIVHKIADVERTQGNEMTATEIVDWYLLQKENDLNSEDEYWQERKLAFKVLKRLVKDRILMEIRGTRQDLSEEYNDQDTGPGADVSKVVYVIHPNCEMLDSIEEHQDEEERAT, from the coding sequence ATGTCGTCGCCATTCCCAAATGCGGCACCGTCTGGTGGTAGACCTTCCAATTCGTCGCCACCACGTTCATCCTTGGGTGCTGGCGGGTTTGGTAGCAGTTCTGGTTATGAGAATGATTCCCATATTGGTTCTAGAACCCAATTCCCAAGCTCTTCCCAACCCCAAGGTTATGGTGTGCCACCGCAGTTTAGTTCTCAAAGTGTGGCCAACGAGGATACCCTGGGCTCCTCCAATCCAGAGGAGGATCTTCCAATGCAGGGCttaagaagaagaacagtcAATCACGTCAAAAAAGTGGACGATGTCACTGGTGAGAAGGTTCGTGAGgcatttgaacaatttcttGAGGAATTTGCTATAACAAATGATGAGACTGGTGAACTCGAATCAGTTTATAAGGCTCAGATTGAGTTTATGAATGCCTACGATCTCAGTACTATCTATGTCGATTACAAGCATGTTTCAATCAGGGAAAACGGTGCGTTGGCGATGGCTATATCGGAGCAGTATTACCGGTTTCTACCATTTCTAGTCAAGGGTCTGAGAAGGGTTGTTAGAAAGTACGCCCCGGAACTACTTTTAACAAGTGATTCTGTTAATAGAGAAGCGACAGACgaaaacgaagaaaaagaTGAGGATACGAACGGTGCCATTCCAAGTTCTCTACCAACCAACACGAAGCGGTCTGGCTTATCCACTCACACAACCAAGTCCACTACGACTACGACATCCCCAGATCAAACTGAACGAGTATTTCAAATTAGTTTTTTCAATCTACCCACTGTCCACCGCATTCGTGATGTTAAATCAGACAAGATTGGATCTTTGCTAACAATATCGGGGACAGTAACTAGAACTTCCGAGGTACGACCAGAACTATACAAGGCGAGTTTCACTTGTGACATGTGCCGTGCTATTGTCGACAACGTCGAACAGTCATTTAAATACACGGAACCTACGTTCTGTCCCAACCCGTCTTGTGAAAACAGGGCATTTTGGACTCTAAATGTGGCAAGATCAAAGTTTCTTGATTGGCAAAAAGTGAGAATTCAGGAAAATGCGAACGAGATTCCTAACGGGTCAATGCCCCGTACGCTGGATGTAATTTTGAGAGGAGACTGTGTGGAGAGAGCGAAACCAGGTGATAGATGTAGGTTCACGGGTACCGATATCGTTGTTCCTGATGTTACCCAGCTAGGTTTACCTGGTGTAAAACCGAGCTCCACGATGGATTCGAGAAGCATAGCCCGCTCTTCTGAAGGTTTAAATAGTGGGGTCACCGGTTTGCGCTCTTTAGGTGTTCGTGACTTGACCTATAAAATGAGCTTTTTAGCGTGTCATGTCATTAGCGTGGGATCGAACATTAACGATAATACATCACAAACTAATGAACAAGATACTGAAACAGAAGTTCAAATTGCTGCTAACATGCACGGCAATAATGTTTACCAAGACTACGAAAAGGACCAAGAACTTTTTTTAAACAGCTTAAACTCCAAAGAAATTAATGAGTTGAAAGAGATGGTTAAAGACGAGCACATATATGACAAACTGGTGAGATCCATCGCTCCTGCTGTCTGGGGCCATGAATCCGTCAAGAAAGGTATATTGTTGCAAATGTTGGGAGGTGTCCATAAGACAACTGTCGAAGGGATCCAACTGAGAGGTGACATCAATATTTGTGTTGTTGGTGACCCCTCCACATCGAAATCccaatttttgaagtatgTTTGTGCATTCGCACCAAGATCAGTATACACTTCTGGTAAAGCTTCTTCTGCAGCTGGTTTAACAGCAGCTGTTGTCAGAGACGAGGAAGGTGGAGACTATACCATTGAAGCAGGTGCTTTGATGCTGGCTGATAACGGGATCTGTTGTATTGATGAGTTTGACAAGATGGATATTTCAGACCAAGTTGCGATTCACGAAGCTATGGAACAGCAGACTATCTCCATTGCAAAAGCAGGTATTCATGCTACTCTTAATGCAAGAACATCTATTTTAGCTGCTGCTAATCCAATTGGGGGTAGATATAATAGAAAACTGTCGTTAAGAGGTAACCTGAATATGACTGCGCCAATCATGTCCAGATTTGATTTGTTTTTCGTCATTTTGGATGACTGTAACGAGAAAATCGATACTGAGCTGGCGTCTCACATCGTGGACTTGCATATGAAGCGCGATGATGCTATACAACCACCTTACACCGCTGAACAATTGCGTCGGTACATTAAATATGCGAGAACGTTCAAACCTATACTGACAAAGGAGGCACGTCAATTTCTAGTAAGCAGATATAAGGAGTTGAGAAACGACGATGCACAAGGGTACAGTAGATCCAGTTATAGAATTACGGTGAGACAATTAGAGAGTATGGTTAGATTATCGGAAGCTATAGCAAGGGCAAACTGTGTGGATGAAATCACCCCATCCTTTGTTGCAGAAGCTTACGATCTGTTAAGACAAAGTATTATTCGTGTTGACGTTGATGATATTGAAATAGAAGATGATGGAGAAGATTTTATTGATGGAGACGAATCggaaaaaaggaaggaacCTCCAACAAATGCGCCAGATGAAAGTGCTCACGCGGAAACAGGCACGGTGGCTTCAGCGCCACCTGATACCGCTCCCCCTCCCAATGAACAAGAGCAACATGCGAAACACAAAGTATCAATCACATATGAAAAATATGTTTCTATGATGGATATGATTGTTCATAAAATCGCTGATGTTGAAAGAACGCAAGGTAACGAGATGACGGCCACGGAGATAGTAGATTGGTATTTGCTacagaaggaaaacgaTTTGAATTCTGAAGATGAGTACTGGCAGGAACGTAAACTAGCATTCAAAGTATTGAAACGTCTTGTGAAAGATAGAATTCTAATGGAGATCCGTGGTACGAGGCAAGACCTGAGCGAAGAGTACAATGACCAAGACACAGGTCCAGGCGCTGATGTCAGTAAAGTCGTTTACGTGATTCATCCAAATTGCGAGATGCTAGACTCGATAGAGGAACATCAagatgaggaggaaagaGCAACTTGA
- the KNAG0B00680 gene encoding uncharacterized protein has translation MSTTSAPAYSKLKMLYELYYGFFPNKPTFTPEDYPDLAGKTAVVTGCNTGIGLHVVEYLYKKNCNVIGVVRTESKGIAARDKIVKECPESKGSISIVGGCDFCDLSLIKDTGVKVKEILGDKPLSIIIHNAGLMASSNQLTSKQGYELMFQTNCLGPQLLQHFLDSLFLKKDSDLKRIVWVSSGAHLLGFKDYGINWEDPCFEKVSKNQRAHAAVLYGQSKTGNIYQANAWASKHKEIVEEIGCVSVSCYPGNLKTDLQRDWSRIGRWIGNRIFWDGNYGAYSELYGALYPGLSTKDQGVYIVPFGEIHDPREDVKAGLSNGTDLKFWDIVEEKISPFF, from the coding sequence ATGTCAACTACATCTGCCCCCGCCTACAGCAAGCTGAAAATGTTGTATGAACTGTACTACGGGTTTTTTCCGAACAAGCCCACTTTCACTCCTGAGGATTACCCAGATCTAGCGGGGAAAACTGCAGTTGTTACAGGCTGCAACACTGGTATTGGCCTTCACGTTGTTGAATACTTGTATAAGAAAAATTGTAACGTGATAGGGGTAGTCAGAACAGAATCAAAGGGTATTGCTGCGCGTGACAAAATTGTGAAGGAATGTCCTGAATCTAAGGGGTCGATCAGTATCGTTGGTGGCTGTGACTTTTGTGACTTATCATTGATCAAGGACACAGGGGTTAAAGTGAAGGAAATATTGGGCGATAAGCCATTGAGCATAATAATACATAATGCAGGGTTAATGGCCTCCAGTAATCAACTGACTTCTAAACAAGGGTATGAGTTGATGTTTCAGACCAATTGTTTAGGTCCTCAACTGTTACAACATTTTCTGGATTCactcttcttgaagaaggatTCCGATCTAAAAAGAATTGTCTGGGTTAGTTCCGGTGCTCATTTACTTGGGTTTAAAGATTACGGCATTAATTGGGAAGACCCCTGCTTTGAAAAGGTATccaaaaatcaaagagcaCATGCAGCAGTCTTATACGGACAGTCTAAGACTGGTAATATCTATCAGGCCAATGCCTGGGCTTCGAAACACAAAGAAATTGTCGAGGAGATTGGATGTGTCTCTGTCTCATGCTATCCAGGTAATCTAAAAACTGATCTGCAAAGGGATTGGAGCAGAATTGGAAGATGGATCGGGAACCGCATATTTTGGGACGGAAATTACGGAGCGTATTCAGAACTTTATGGTGCGCTATATCCGGGCCTTTCCACAAAAGACCAAGGTGTCTATATTGTTCCATTTGGAGAAATTCACGATCCTAGAGAAGATGTCAAAGCTGGATTATCCAATGGGACTGATTTAAAGTTCTGGGATAttgtcgaagaaaagatatCTCCTTTCTTCTGA
- the SKN1 gene encoding beta-glucan synthesis-associated protein SKN1 (similar to Saccharomyces cerevisiae SKN1 (YGR143W) and KRE6 (YPR159W); ancestral locus Anc_3.508), translated as MPVRNLTNNRDADDSRHIRGANGDNTSGTFSPSTEELSEHGEDGFEDTRDDAYSALLPPNLTNPFLNSSEESSANSDSNDNVNNINSDNSLLPDEQHEKFGSPYRGYYSKEVPNHSYDSSYTNSNSNNTGNSHTLPNRGKNMSTSKYISNIPLSHSFIKAPKPFDRYPTVSNSIPPSIDAKVGNFNGSLNVDALKESTGVGSGSSSNSNNPLPEYDFSPFGGYPTSAFPLTMAEHEADDYLHNPLLEEEARLDRRRILEDIKHMNKRSFGGIVGIIFLFSAAICVFVVLPALTFTGAVYHEARKPVLNETLIQYLTQYEYPQLSAIRTTLVDPDTPSSAKTRKAMDGSTWPLVFSDEFNAEGRTFLVGDDQFWTAPDIHYDATKDLEWYSPDAVTTKNGTLQLRMDAFKTHGLFYRSGMVQSWNKLCVNEGAIEISINLPNYGHVTGLWPGLWTMGNLARPGYLASTDGVWPYSYNSCDAGITPNQSSPDGISYLPGQRLSACTCDGEDHPNPGIGRGAPEIDILEGEVDTVLGVGLASQSLQVAPFDIWYMPDYNFIEIYNFTTTTMNGYCGGPFQQAVSAVTSLNTSWYQFGPDAGSFQTFGLEYRNDDTDGYLQWSIGNKPTYTIHATTLHPNGNINWRQISKEPMSIVMNLGISNNWAYIDWRSIFFPVTFSIDFIRIYQPTDATSLTCDPPDYPTYDYIQGHLLAYTNPNLTHWDQAGFSTPKNILTGKCKSSNFKGN; from the coding sequence ATGCCTGTTAGGAACTTAACAAACAACCGAGATGCCGACGATAGTCGTCATATCCGTGGTGCCAATGGGGATAATACCAGCGGTACTTTTTCGCCCTCCACGGAGGAACTTTCTGAACATGGTGAGGACGGGTTCGAAGATACTAGGGACGATGCTTACAGTGCGTTGCTCCCCCCCAATTTAACGAAcccatttttgaacagcagTGAGGAGTCGTCTGCGAATTCAGACAGTAACGACAATGTCAATAACATTAACAGTGACAACTCTCTGCTGCCCGATGAGCAACATGAGAAGTTCGGCAGTCCGTACAGGGGTTACTACTCGAAGGAGGTGCCGAACCACAGCTACGATAGCAGTTACACGAACTCGAACTCGAACAACACAGGGAACTCGCATACGCTTCCAAACCGTGGGAAGAACATGTCCACGTCGAAATATATAAGCAACATCCCGTTGAGCCATAGCTTCATCAAGGCACCGAAACCATTTGACAGGTATCCAACAGTCAGCAATTCGATCCCACCATCGATCGATGCAAAAGTTGGGAACTTCAACGGATCGTTAAACGTGGACGCATTGAAGGAATCGACCGGCGTCGGGTCTGGGTCTTCATCAAATTCGAATAACCCGCTGCCAGAGTACGATTTCTCACCGTTTGGTGGGTATCCAACGTCCGCTTTCCCCTTAACAATGGCGGAACACGAGGCAGATGACTATCTACATAACCCATTGCTAGAGGAGGAGGCAAGACTGGATAGGAGGCGAATCCTCGAGGATATCAAACACATGAACAAACGATCGTTCGGCGGAATCGTTGGTATAATATTCTTGTTCAGCGCCGCCATCTGTGTCTTCGTTGTATTGCCAGCGCTGACATTCACGGGGGCCGTCTATCACGAGGCTAGGAAACCGGTACTGAACGAGACTCTGATACAGTACCTGACCCAGTACGAGTATCCACAGTTGTCTGCAATCAGAACCACTTTGGTCGATCCAGACACACCAAGCTCCGCAAAGACGAGAAAAGCGATGGACGGGTCCACGTGGCCACTTGTATTTTCAGACGAGTTTAACGCAGAGGGGAGGACATTTTTAGTGGGGGATGACCAATTCTGGACAGCACCAGATATCCACTACGACGCTACGAAAGATTTGGAATGGTACAGTCCAGACGCAGTCACTACCAAGAATGGGACTTTGCAACTTCGTATGGATGCTTTCAAAACGCATGGTTTGTTTTATAGGTCAGGGATGGTGCAGAGTTGGAATAAGCTGTGCGTCAACGAGGGTGCCATTGAAATTTCGATAAATTTACCAAACTACGGGCACGTCACGGGTTTATGGCCTGGGTTGTGGACTATGGGTAACCTGGCAAGACCTGGGTATCTGGCAAGCACAGACGGTGTATGGCCATACTCGTATAATTCATGCGATGCCGGTATAACGCCTAACCAGAGCTCCCCAGATGGGATATCATATCTGCCCGGTCAGCGGTTAAGTGCATGCACGTGTGATGGGGAGGATCATCCTAACCCAGGCATTGGGAGAGGCGCGCCGGAAATTGATATCTTGGAAGGTGAGGTCGATACCGTGCTTGGGGTTGGTCTGGCCTCCCAGTCTTTACAAGTGGCACCCTTTGATATATGGTACATGCCGGATTATAACTTCATTGAAATCTACAATTTCACGACCACTACGATGAACGGATACTGTGGTGGTCCATTCCAGCAGGCCGTGTCTGCTGTAACTAGTTTGAATACAAGCTGGTACCAATTCGGACCCGACGCTGGATCGTTTCAGACATTCGGCTTGGAATATAGGAATGATGATACTGACGGGTATCTCCAATGGAGTATTGGTAACAAACCAACTTACACAATACACGCAACAACGTTGCACCCAAATGGTAACATCAACTGGAGACAAATAAGCAAAGAGCCAATGTCTATCGTTATGAATTTGGGTATCTCCAACAACTGGGCCTATATCGACTGGAGATCCATTTTCTTCCCAGTAACTTTCTCGATTGACTTTATTAGAATTTACCAACCTACAGATGCGACATCTCTCACGTGTGATCCTCCTGACTATCCTACCTACGACTACATCCAGGGCCATTTATTGGCTTATACTAATCCTAACCTCACACATTGGGACCAAGCGGGATTTTCAACTCCAAAGAATATTCTAACGGGGAAGTGTAAAAGTTCTAACTTCAAGGGAAACTGA
- the BTN2 gene encoding Btn2p (similar to Saccharomyces cerevisiae BTN2 (YGR142W) and YPR158W; ancestral locus Anc_3.506) gives MIYNGFSPCIFQQPPVIPSSLLERCAVKQQSSPSMRLVTKEVEGGLLLTFQKQFDPEIYRAAVIRELQKLRDSVEPTYRAVTDFFGRQYYVANEISEHELLQKIDFPLLERQIAKQLFQDYSLELSHDGSNLAVSSKRDKLEETLQFEFPAEDIRVVGCGVLDDTTAFLRVAVDSKNNELENTMKAVQRENERIAREEQEEAAQRIRERKQAKQQQEQRLKKESEAREKRERIRVEKEKQSRLRRAKQDRQLKEKHLEQQQKLEQHKLEQQRQLEQQQREEELQLQKARDDEERREKLLMEQREYQRQLVEEEQQQQRKKLQASEAQPATSSAESVTEPIHRIDINFGGHTSSRPASPSNSAISETPRRRRSSPVLEDVDDDEISRYNRLKGRLPTGSAVVEDV, from the coding sequence ATGATTTACAACGGTTTCAGTCCATGTATCTTTCAACAGCCCCCAGTGATCCCATCTTCCCTCCTGGAGAGGTGTGCGGTTAAACAGCAATCGTCTCCCTCGATGAGATTGGTCACGAAAGAGGTCGAGGGCGGTCTTTTGTTAACTTTCCAAAAGCAATTTGACCCAGAAATATACCGTGCTGCAGTTATTAGGGAATTGCAAAAACTGAGGGATTCTGTGGAACCAACGTATCGTGCAGTCACTGATTTTTTCGGTAGACAATACTACGTTGCGAACGAGATCAGCGAACACGAACTGTTACAAAAGATCGACTTCCCACTTCTGGAACGCCAAATTGCCAAGCAATTATTTCAAGATTATTCTTTAGAGTTGTCTCATGACGGTTCCAATCTGGCCGTCAGTAGCAAGAGGGACAAATTGGAGGAGACTTTACAATTTGAGTTTCCTGCTGAGGACATTCGTGTGGTAGGTTGTGGTGTACTTGATGACACCACTGCCTTTTTAAGAGTAGCCGTTGACAGTAAGAACAACGAACTTGAAAACACTATGAAAGCTGTTCAAAGGGAAAACGAAAGGATAGCCAGAGAGGAGCAAGAGGAAGCTGCACAGAGAATAAGGGAGAGAAAGCAAGcgaaacaacaacaggagcaacgtttgaagaaagaatcGGAAGCTAGAGAAAAGCGCGAACGGATAAGGgtggagaaggagaaacagTCGAGGTTGCGTAGGGCAAAACAAGACAGacagttgaaggaaaagCATCTtgagcagcagcaaaagCTTGAGCAACACAAACTTGAGCAGCAAAGACAGCTGGAGCAGCAACAAAGGGAGGAAGAGTTGCAACTTCAAAAGGCACgcgatgacgaagaaagaCGAGAAAAGCTTCTAATGGAGCAACGTGAGTACCAAAGGCAACTGGTCGAGGaggagcagcagcagcagcgcAAGAAGCTACAAGCTTCCGAAGCGCAGCCAGCCACTTCATCAGCAGAATCAGTCACAGAGCCCATCCACCGCATAGATATAAATTTTGGCGGACACACGAGCTCCCGCCCAGCTTCGCCAAGCAACTCTGCCATCTCTGAAACACCCAGAAGACGCAGATCGAGTCCCGTGCTCGAAGAcgtcgatgacgacgagatATCAAGATACAACCGCTTGAAGGGCCGCCTCCCCACGGGCTCGGCAGTAGTAGAAGATGTCTGA
- the VPS62 gene encoding Vps62p (similar to Saccharomyces cerevisiae VPS62 (YGR141W) and YPR157W; ancestral locus Anc_3.505): MRFDIASAALLLIYSEKVVLGLSFFPDQDNDPFLSEWENDDRGTKQHENLPPVLSPGELDDETRSLPRGMRRLPQFITDNCPLVHLYSEERYWPSDIQDYVSHFHLTNRDGENISTSRKLTLQDLKETYTVKLKNGTYANVHSSEIYMTADSDFDEDPPWLLGHQPEYGTGSIRDGPAVVIVVDKGNGWVDAYWFYFYPFNWGPYIMGGGPWGNHVGDWEHSLVRFYMGQPKYLWMSAHGGGSAYKFEAIEKVKKLRRVDGKVKNEIVMRPLIFSARGTHANYASVGQHSHDVPFFFMPLSDFTDRGPMWDPSLNYYGYMFDGESVSSIGDREADLGSQWLHFEGRWGDKQLPWRDPRQRWCPVQWKYIDGPKGPLFKNLQRVSLCPSFKWWNLWKGCPPRRWIKRGEGLDAEKNDTVGDNCGVLLYKIRPKWLRGLCRFLMWKGVICFIMDYFTG; encoded by the coding sequence ATGCGTTTTGATATAGCTAGTGCCGCCCTTCTTTTGATATATTCCGAGAAGGTGGTTCTAGGTTTGTCCTTCTTTCCCGACCAGGACAACGATCCCTTTCTTTCTGAGTGGGAAAACGACGATCGGGGCACAAAACAGCACGAAAACTTACCACCCGTCCTCTCTCCAGGCGAGTTAGATGATGAGACAAGAAGTCTACCAAGGGGGATGAGAAGACTTCCCCAATTTATCACTGATAATTGCCCCCTGGTTCATCTCTACAGTGAAGAAAGATATTGGCCATCGGACATCCAGGATTATGTCAGCCACTTCCATTTGACGAATAGAGATGGTGAGAACATATCAACCTCACGTAAACTAACACTGCAGGATCTGAAGGAAACCTATACAGTAAAACTAAAAAATGGTACTTATGCCAACGTTCATAGCAGTGAAATATACATGACGGCAGATAGCGATTTCGATGAAGATCCGCCATGGCTATTGGGTCACCAACCAGAATATGGCACAGGTAGTATACGTGATGGACCAGCTGTTGtaattgttgttgataAGGGCAACGGATGGGTAGATGCCTACTGGTTTTATTTTTACCCATTCAATTGGGGCCCTTATATTATGGGCGGTGGTCCCTGGGGGAACCATGTCGGCGATTGGGAGCATTCACTAGTACGGTTCTATATGGGGCAACCAAAATACTTATGGATGAGTGCCCATGGTGGTGGGAGTGCTTACAAGTTTGAGGCAATAGAGAAAGTTAAAAAACTGAGGCGAGTGGACGGTAAAGTCAAGAACGAGATTGTGATGAGGCCATTGATATTCAGCGCAAGAGGCACCCATGCAAACTACGCTTCTGTAGGGCAGCATTCACACGACgttcccttttttttcatgcCGCTAAGTGACTTCACAGATAGAGGACCTATGTGGGATCCATCACTCAACTATTACGGTTACATGTTTGATGGAGAGAGCGTATCATCTATTGGTGACCGCGAAGCGGATCTGGGCAGTCAATGGTTACATTTTGAGGGCCGCTGGGGTGATAAACAACTGCCCTGGCGTGACCCAAGACAGAGATGGTGTCCCGTACAATGGAAATATATCGACGGCCCAAAAGGCCCGTTATTCAAGAACCTACAGAGAGTATCTCTCTGTCCCTCATTCAAGTGGTGGAACCTCTGGAAGGGCTGCCCCCCACGTAGATGGATCAAGAGAGGCGAGGGCCTAGATGCAGAAAAAAACGACACTGTCGGCGACAATTGCGGTGTGTTGCTTTACAAGATACGGCCGAAGTGGCTGAGAGGGCTTTGCAGATTTCTCATGTGGAAAGGCGTTATCTGTTTCATCATGGACTATTTTACCGGCTGA